From the Clostridium sp. Marseille-P299 genome, one window contains:
- a CDS encoding sensor histidine kinase, with product MSEEIIMTNKDKRNNRLFVRVYVNYAIMVIIFAVILGVIFMQMIQKSTTESYRNKLVEQANNISKRLNQSIIDEEYTDGSSFLEILSNVLGEDEVWTISNQNASVPMPQALESVDLKDTAVSEAHIRVIKGVFEGKEVSTTTYSEIHGSNLLVIGVPVYGVNREVCGAVLISSPISDQLNTVHSSMQLIITSALIALIISFVIAIIFVRQLTKPISKMRLTALELAEGKYDTKTEIERNDEIGDLAKTIDFLRDKLLENEKVRKNLEQMRMDFFANVSHELRTPITVVRAYTESLVDGVVTEEEKRQQYYDKMLSECKSMERLVGDLLILSKMQNPDFEIEVEPINLMQIFDEIIRAVNAIGEEKHLHIEFTSDKDSHMMFGDYDRIRQMFLVILDNAVKFSPENSTIHINICESDIIQISIRDEGIGIAKDEIPSIFEKFYKSKLRQNAKGSGLGLAIAKQIAIKHGGDITVESELGVGTEFIFRFQKISEEVLEQIKQEGY from the coding sequence ATGAGCGAGGAAATTATTATGACAAATAAGGATAAAAGAAATAATCGTTTGTTTGTAAGGGTTTATGTTAACTACGCCATTATGGTAATTATATTTGCGGTGATTCTTGGAGTAATTTTCATGCAAATGATCCAAAAATCAACGACAGAGAGTTACCGGAATAAGTTAGTAGAACAAGCGAATAATATTTCCAAGCGCTTAAACCAATCTATAATTGATGAAGAGTATACTGACGGTAGTAGTTTTCTAGAAATATTATCTAATGTACTTGGTGAAGATGAGGTTTGGACTATTTCAAATCAAAATGCAAGTGTCCCAATGCCGCAAGCATTAGAAAGCGTAGACTTAAAAGACACAGCAGTATCAGAGGCTCATATTCGAGTGATTAAAGGGGTATTCGAAGGAAAAGAGGTATCTACTACTACTTATAGCGAAATACATGGCTCCAATCTTCTTGTAATTGGAGTGCCGGTTTATGGTGTAAATCGCGAAGTATGTGGGGCAGTATTAATAAGTTCACCAATTTCTGATCAATTGAACACAGTTCATAGTAGCATGCAGTTAATTATAACGAGTGCGCTAATTGCATTAATTATATCCTTTGTTATAGCAATTATCTTTGTAAGACAATTAACGAAACCAATTTCAAAAATGCGTTTAACTGCATTGGAGTTGGCGGAAGGTAAATATGACACAAAGACAGAGATTGAACGAAATGACGAAATTGGCGATTTAGCAAAAACAATTGATTTCTTGAGAGATAAATTACTTGAAAATGAAAAGGTACGAAAAAATTTGGAACAAATGCGTATGGACTTTTTTGCAAATGTATCTCATGAACTTCGTACACCAATTACAGTAGTTAGAGCATATACGGAAAGCTTAGTGGACGGTGTAGTTACAGAGGAAGAAAAGCGCCAGCAGTATTATGATAAGATGTTATCAGAATGCAAGAGTATGGAACGTTTGGTGGGTGATTTACTAATACTTTCTAAAATGCAAAATCCGGATTTTGAAATAGAAGTGGAACCAATTAATTTGATGCAAATTTTTGATGAAATCATTCGTGCAGTAAATGCTATTGGTGAAGAGAAACATTTACATATAGAGTTTACAAGCGATAAGGACAGTCATATGATGTTTGGAGATTATGATCGAATCCGTCAAATGTTTCTAGTCATTCTTGATAATGCGGTAAAATTTTCACCTGAAAATTCTACAATCCACATAAATATTTGCGAAAGTGATATAATACAAATATCAATTCGAGATGAGGGAATTGGAATTGCGAAAGATGAGATACCTAGTATTTTTGAAAAGTTTTATAAATCAAAACTTAGACAAAATGCGAAAGGTTCTGGGCTAGGACTTGCAATAGCAAAACAAATCGCAATTAAGCATGGCGGTGATATTACCGTAGAAAGTGAATTAGGAGTTGGAACAGAATTTATATTTAGGTTCCAAAAAATATCAGAGGAAGTATTAGAGCAGATAAAACAAGAAGGCTATTAA